In the genome of Cronobacter malonaticus LMG 23826, one region contains:
- a CDS encoding branched-chain amino acid transaminase: protein MTTKKADYIWFNGEMVPWGEAKVHVMSHALHYGTSVFEGIRCYDSHKGPVVFRHREHMQRLRDSAKIYRFPVSQSVDELMEACRQVIRENKLTSAYIRPLVFVGDVGMGVNPPEGYKTDVIIAAFPWGAYLGAEALDQGIDAMVSSWNRAAPNTIPTAAKAGGNYLSSLLVGSEARRHGYQEGIALDVHGYISEGAGENLFEVKDGVIYTPPFTSSALPGITRDAIIKLAKDMGIEVREQVLSRESLYLADEVFMSGTAAEITPVRSVDGIQVGEGRCGPVTKRVQQAFFGLFTGETEDKWGWLDQVNP from the coding sequence ATGACGACGAAAAAAGCTGATTACATTTGGTTCAACGGCGAAATGGTTCCCTGGGGCGAGGCGAAGGTTCACGTCATGTCTCATGCGTTGCACTACGGTACATCAGTCTTTGAAGGCATCCGCTGCTACGATTCGCACAAAGGCCCGGTCGTGTTCCGCCATCGTGAACATATGCAGCGTCTGCGTGATTCCGCCAAAATTTACCGTTTCCCGGTTAGCCAGTCTGTTGATGAGTTAATGGAAGCCTGCCGCCAGGTCATTCGCGAAAACAAACTGACCAGCGCCTATATTCGTCCGCTGGTGTTCGTAGGCGATGTCGGTATGGGCGTTAACCCGCCAGAGGGCTACAAGACGGACGTCATTATCGCAGCGTTCCCGTGGGGCGCGTATTTGGGGGCTGAAGCGCTGGATCAGGGCATCGACGCGATGGTCTCTTCATGGAACCGCGCGGCGCCAAATACCATTCCAACCGCCGCTAAAGCGGGCGGTAACTATCTTTCCTCTCTGCTGGTCGGCAGCGAAGCGCGCCGTCACGGTTATCAGGAAGGTATCGCGCTGGATGTTCACGGCTATATCTCAGAAGGCGCGGGCGAAAACCTGTTTGAAGTGAAAGATGGCGTCATCTACACCCCGCCGTTTACCTCTTCCGCGCTGCCAGGCATCACCCGTGACGCCATCATCAAGCTTGCCAAAGATATGGGCATCGAAGTCCGTGAGCAGGTGCTTTCCCGTGAATCACTATACCTGGCGGATGAAGTGTTTATGTCCGGTACGGCGGCGGAAATCACGCCGGTGCGCAGCGTAGACGGCATCCAGGTAGGCGAAGGCCGCTGTGGTCCGGTGACCAAACGCGTTCAGCAGGCATTCTTTGGCCTGTTCACCGGCGAGACTGAAGATAAATGGGGCTGGCTGGATCAGGTTAACCCGTAA
- the ilvM gene encoding acetolactate synthase 2 small subunit: MMQHQLAVQARFRPETLERVLRVVRHRGFQICAMNMAACANAENINIELTVASPRPVELLFSQLSKLVDVACVEIQQPTSQQIRA; this comes from the coding sequence ATGATGCAACATCAACTCGCCGTACAGGCTCGCTTTCGCCCGGAAACCCTGGAACGTGTGCTGCGCGTGGTGCGTCACCGTGGCTTTCAAATTTGCGCCATGAATATGGCGGCATGCGCTAATGCGGAAAATATAAATATTGAACTGACCGTTGCCAGCCCGCGCCCAGTCGAATTACTGTTTAGTCAGCTAAGCAAACTGGTCGATGTCGCGTGCGTCGAGATCCAGCAACCAACATCACAACAAATCCGCGCCTGA
- the ilvG gene encoding acetolactate synthase 2 catalytic subunit: protein MNGAQWVVHALRAQGVDTVFGYPGGAIMPVYDALYDGGVEHLLCRHEQGAAMAAIGYARATGKTGVCIATSGPGATNLITGLADALLDSVPVVAITGQVAAPLIGTDAFQEVDVLGLSLACTKHSFLVESLDELPEIMAQAFHLASSGRPGPVLIDIPKDIQLTSGELEPWLSSVEDTFVIPQAELEQARSLLSQAEKPMLYVGGGVGMAQAVPALREFMSQTQIPCAVTLKGLGAVEASYPWYVGMLGMHGTKAANLAVQECDLLIAVGARFDDRVTGKLNTFAPHAKVIHMDIDPAELNKLRQAHVGLQGDLNALLPALQRPMAIDAWRERVAALRSEHDWRYDHPGEGIFAPLLLKQLSDRKPVNSVVTTDVGQHQMWAAQHMRFSRPENFITSSGLGTMGFGLPAAVGAQVARPDDTVICVTGDGSFMMNIQELGTVKRKQLPLKIVLLDNQRLGMVRQWQQLFFSERYSETNLSDNPDFLTLASAFGIAGQRITRKDQVAAALETMFNNEGPYLLHVSIDEAENVWPLVPPGASNSQMLEKIS from the coding sequence ATGAATGGTGCACAGTGGGTGGTACATGCTTTGCGAGCTCAGGGAGTGGATACCGTTTTTGGCTATCCGGGCGGGGCGATAATGCCGGTCTATGATGCGTTATACGACGGCGGCGTGGAACACCTACTGTGTCGGCACGAGCAGGGCGCAGCAATGGCGGCCATCGGTTATGCTCGCGCCACCGGTAAAACCGGCGTGTGCATCGCTACCTCCGGGCCAGGCGCTACCAACCTGATAACAGGCCTTGCTGATGCTCTGCTGGATTCGGTTCCTGTTGTGGCAATCACCGGCCAGGTCGCGGCACCGCTTATCGGTACCGATGCCTTTCAGGAGGTCGACGTACTTGGTTTGTCGCTTGCCTGTACCAAACACAGCTTTCTTGTAGAGTCTCTGGACGAGCTGCCGGAAATCATGGCGCAGGCTTTTCATCTGGCCAGCTCAGGTCGTCCGGGGCCGGTACTGATCGATATCCCTAAAGATATTCAGCTGACCAGCGGGGAGCTTGAGCCGTGGCTTTCCAGTGTCGAAGACACGTTTGTCATACCGCAAGCGGAGCTGGAGCAGGCTCGTTCGTTACTGAGCCAGGCTGAAAAACCCATGCTCTATGTCGGCGGCGGCGTCGGCATGGCGCAGGCGGTGCCAGCGCTGCGCGAATTCATGTCACAAACGCAAATCCCATGCGCAGTTACGCTTAAAGGACTTGGCGCGGTAGAAGCCAGCTACCCATGGTACGTCGGTATGCTGGGTATGCATGGCACCAAAGCGGCGAATCTGGCAGTGCAGGAGTGCGACTTGCTGATAGCGGTCGGCGCACGCTTTGACGATCGCGTTACCGGCAAGCTCAATACCTTCGCGCCTCACGCCAAAGTTATTCACATGGATATCGATCCGGCGGAACTGAATAAGCTGCGTCAGGCGCATGTAGGGCTGCAGGGCGATCTCAACGCGTTATTACCCGCGCTGCAACGGCCGATGGCTATCGACGCCTGGCGTGAGCGCGTCGCCGCGCTGCGAAGCGAACATGACTGGCGTTACGATCATCCAGGCGAGGGGATTTTCGCCCCGCTGTTGTTAAAGCAGCTCTCGGACCGCAAGCCGGTAAACAGCGTAGTGACCACCGATGTAGGCCAGCACCAGATGTGGGCGGCGCAGCACATGCGCTTTAGCCGCCCGGAAAATTTCATCACCTCAAGCGGTCTTGGAACGATGGGTTTTGGCCTGCCGGCTGCGGTAGGCGCGCAGGTGGCTCGCCCTGACGATACCGTTATCTGTGTAACCGGTGACGGTTCTTTCATGATGAATATTCAGGAACTGGGCACCGTGAAGCGCAAACAGCTGCCCCTCAAGATTGTACTGCTGGATAACCAGCGTCTGGGAATGGTGCGCCAGTGGCAGCAACTTTTCTTCTCGGAGCGCTACAGCGAGACGAATCTTTCTGATAACCCTGATTTTCTGACGCTGGCCAGCGCCTTTGGCATTGCCGGTCAGCGCATCACCCGTAAAGACCAGGTGGCAGCCGCGCTGGAGACTATGTTCAACAACGAAGGCCCTTATTTGCTGCACGTTTCAATCGATGAAGCTGAAAACGTCTGGCCTCTGGTGCCTCCTGGCGCCAGCAACTCACAAATGCTGGAGAAAATATCATGA
- the ilvL gene encoding ilv operon leader peptide, whose protein sequence is MTTLLLVISLVVISVVVIINPPCGAALGRRKA, encoded by the coding sequence ATGACAACCCTTCTACTAGTGATTAGCCTGGTCGTGATTAGCGTGGTGGTGATTATTAACCCACCGTGCGGGGCTGCACTCGGAAGAAGAAAGGCTTAG
- a CDS encoding YifB family Mg chelatase-like AAA ATPase, whose product MSLSVIHTRAALGVKAPLVTVEVHISTGLPGLTIVGLPETTVKEARDRVRSALINSGYEFPAKKITINLAPADLPKEGGRYDLPIAIALLAASEQLSASHLGEYEFVGELALTGALRGVPGAISAAIEALGCKRKIIVAHDNGPEVGLINKEGCLVAHHLQEVCAFLEGKTQLECAEPSDFEFKEPAGDLSEVIGQPQGKRALELTAAGGHNLLFIGPPGTGKTMLATRLNGLLPPLSDQEALESAAILSLVNPVSLHHQWRQRPFRAPHHSASLNAMVGGGAIPAPGEISLAHNGVLFLDELPEFERRVLDALREPIESGQIHLSRTRAKLTYPARFQLIAAMNPSPTGHYKGNHNRCSPEQTLRYLGRLSGPFLDRFDISLEIPLPPPGMLSQVGQSGESSAQVRKRVMESRECQFARQGKLNAMLDNGEIRQFCVLSPEDAQWLEAALIKLGLSVRAWQRLLKVARTIADCEQSQRIGRKHLQEALSYRAIDRMLAHLQNMMA is encoded by the coding sequence ATGTCGTTATCTGTTATCCATACTCGTGCTGCGCTTGGAGTAAAGGCGCCGCTCGTGACAGTTGAAGTACATATCAGCACCGGGCTGCCCGGCCTGACAATCGTCGGCCTGCCAGAAACTACCGTTAAAGAGGCAAGAGATCGTGTACGCAGCGCGCTCATTAATAGCGGTTATGAGTTCCCGGCTAAAAAGATAACCATCAATCTGGCACCGGCGGATCTACCTAAAGAGGGTGGACGATATGATTTACCTATCGCCATCGCGCTTCTGGCCGCGTCTGAGCAATTAAGCGCATCTCATCTCGGTGAATATGAATTTGTAGGTGAGCTGGCGCTTACCGGCGCGCTGAGAGGCGTTCCCGGTGCAATTTCAGCCGCCATTGAGGCTCTGGGATGTAAAAGAAAAATTATCGTTGCACATGATAATGGCCCTGAGGTGGGACTCATCAATAAAGAAGGTTGCCTTGTGGCTCATCATTTACAGGAGGTCTGCGCCTTTCTGGAAGGGAAAACGCAGCTCGAATGCGCCGAACCATCTGACTTTGAATTCAAAGAGCCTGCCGGAGACCTGAGTGAGGTCATCGGGCAACCTCAGGGGAAACGCGCACTGGAGTTAACAGCAGCGGGCGGGCATAACCTGCTTTTTATTGGGCCTCCCGGTACAGGTAAAACGATGCTTGCCACCAGACTCAATGGGTTACTACCCCCTCTGAGCGACCAGGAAGCCCTTGAGAGCGCTGCGATACTAAGCCTGGTTAACCCCGTCTCTTTGCACCATCAATGGCGTCAGCGTCCATTCAGAGCCCCTCACCATAGCGCGTCGCTGAATGCCATGGTGGGTGGAGGAGCCATTCCAGCACCTGGAGAAATCTCACTTGCCCATAATGGCGTGCTTTTTCTGGATGAGTTACCTGAATTCGAGCGTCGCGTGTTGGATGCTTTACGCGAGCCGATTGAATCAGGGCAGATTCATCTTTCACGCACCCGGGCAAAACTAACGTATCCGGCACGCTTTCAACTTATTGCTGCTATGAATCCCAGCCCAACAGGACACTACAAAGGAAACCATAACCGCTGCTCGCCAGAGCAGACGCTGCGTTATCTCGGTCGGCTTTCCGGGCCATTCCTTGACAGGTTTGATATCTCGCTTGAAATTCCGCTGCCTCCGCCGGGTATGCTTAGTCAGGTGGGACAGTCTGGCGAAAGCAGCGCGCAAGTGAGGAAACGTGTAATGGAAAGCAGAGAATGTCAGTTTGCTCGGCAGGGCAAGCTTAACGCCATGCTGGACAATGGGGAGATACGTCAGTTTTGTGTGCTTAGCCCGGAGGACGCGCAGTGGCTGGAGGCAGCGCTAATCAAACTGGGACTGTCGGTTCGCGCATGGCAGCGCTTACTCAAAGTGGCGCGTACTATCGCTGATTGTGAACAGAGTCAAAGGATTGGCCGTAAACATCTGCAGGAGGCCCTGAGCTATCGTGCGATAGACAGGATGCTGGCGCATTTGCAAAACATGATGGCATAG
- a CDS encoding DUF413 domain-containing protein, with protein sequence MAESFTTTNRFFDNKYYPRGFSRHGDFTIKEAQLLERHGYAFNELDLGKREPVTAEEKQFVEVCRGIREPATEAERVWSKYMTRIKRPKRFHTLSGGKPQMEGMDDFVETDD encoded by the coding sequence ATGGCGGAAAGCTTTACGACGACTAATCGATTTTTCGACAACAAATATTATCCGCGCGGGTTCTCTCGCCATGGTGATTTCACCATTAAAGAAGCACAGCTGCTTGAGCGTCATGGCTATGCCTTTAATGAGCTGGATCTCGGCAAGCGTGAGCCTGTGACTGCGGAAGAAAAACAGTTTGTTGAAGTCTGTCGCGGTATTCGCGAACCTGCTACTGAAGCAGAACGCGTGTGGTCTAAATATATGACCCGCATCAAACGTCCCAAGCGTTTCCATACCCTGTCCGGCGGCAAGCCGCAAATGGAAGGGATGGATGATTTCGTGGAAACGGATGATTAA
- the hdfR gene encoding HTH-type transcriptional regulator HdfR, whose protein sequence is MEWDVDTDLLKTFLEVSRTRHFGRAAEALYLTQSAVSFRIRQLENQLGVNLFTRHRNNIRLTAAGERLLPYAENLMNIWQTARKDVAQTSRHNLFSIGASASLWECMLSGWLTRLYQEKSGMQFEARIAQRQSLVKQLHERQLDLLITTEAPKMDEFSSQLLGHFTLGLYCTLPEHTKTSLNYLRLEWGPDFQQHEAGLITPEEIPVLTTSSADIARKMLPELQGCTWLPVNWAKEKSDLHPVLDSAMLSRPLYAIWLQNSDKHNSIKDLLKIPVIA, encoded by the coding sequence GTGGAGTGGGATGTGGATACCGACTTGCTGAAAACCTTTCTTGAAGTCAGCCGAACGCGCCATTTTGGCAGAGCGGCTGAAGCGCTTTACCTGACTCAGTCAGCGGTGAGCTTTCGCATCCGTCAGCTGGAAAACCAACTGGGCGTCAATCTTTTTACTCGTCATCGCAATAACATACGCCTGACGGCCGCAGGCGAAAGACTTTTACCGTATGCCGAAAACCTGATGAATATCTGGCAGACTGCGCGCAAAGATGTTGCGCAGACATCACGGCACAATCTCTTCTCCATTGGTGCCAGCGCATCGCTCTGGGAATGTATGCTCTCCGGCTGGCTGACAAGGCTTTATCAGGAAAAGAGTGGAATGCAGTTCGAAGCGCGTATTGCCCAGCGACAGTCGCTGGTCAAACAGTTGCATGAACGTCAGCTGGATCTTCTTATCACTACTGAAGCGCCCAAAATGGATGAATTTTCCAGCCAATTACTAGGGCATTTCACACTGGGTCTTTATTGCACACTACCGGAACACACTAAGACCAGCCTCAATTATTTACGGCTAGAATGGGGGCCAGATTTCCAGCAACACGAAGCGGGTTTAATTACGCCAGAAGAAATACCCGTACTGACAACCAGCTCTGCCGATATAGCCAGAAAAATGCTGCCGGAATTGCAGGGGTGTACCTGGTTACCGGTTAACTGGGCTAAAGAAAAAAGCGATCTACATCCGGTGCTTGATAGCGCGATGCTTTCTCGCCCGCTTTATGCTATCTGGCTGCAAAACAGCGATAAACACAACAGCATAAAAGATCTTCTCAAGATCCCAGTTATTGCTTAA
- the murI gene encoding glutamate racemase, whose protein sequence is MATKLQDGSTTCQAATPSEARPTILVFDSGVGGLSVYDEIRQLLPDLHYIYAFDNVAFPYGEKSEAFIVERVVEIVTAVQSRYPLALAVIACNSASTVSLPALREKFAFPVVGVVPAIKPAARLTANGVVGLLATRGTVKRPYTHELIARFANECQIEMLGSAELVEIAEAKLHGEPVSLEALRRVLRPWLRMPEPPDTVVLGCTHFPLLADELLQVLPEGTRLVDSGAAIARRTAWLLEHEAPDACSSDKNIAYCMALTPEVAQLMSVLQRYGFNKLEKLPV, encoded by the coding sequence ATGGCTACCAAACTGCAGGACGGGAGTACAACTTGTCAGGCAGCTACACCTTCTGAGGCTCGCCCAACCATCCTGGTTTTTGACTCCGGCGTGGGTGGGCTTTCTGTTTATGATGAGATCCGGCAGCTCCTGCCGGATCTGCATTACATCTATGCCTTCGATAACGTTGCATTTCCTTACGGTGAAAAGAGCGAAGCGTTTATCGTTGAGCGCGTGGTCGAGATTGTGACTGCCGTTCAGTCGCGCTACCCGCTGGCGCTCGCCGTTATCGCTTGCAACTCTGCCAGTACGGTATCTCTCCCTGCCTTGCGTGAAAAATTCGCGTTTCCTGTGGTGGGCGTGGTGCCTGCTATCAAACCGGCCGCGCGTCTGACGGCGAACGGCGTGGTAGGGCTGCTCGCGACCCGCGGAACCGTTAAGCGTCCTTATACGCATGAGCTGATTGCGCGCTTCGCCAATGAATGCCAGATAGAAATGCTGGGATCGGCGGAGCTGGTGGAAATTGCCGAGGCGAAACTGCACGGTGAACCGGTCTCGCTGGAGGCGCTGCGCCGCGTGCTACGCCCGTGGCTGCGTATGCCGGAGCCGCCGGATACCGTCGTGCTTGGTTGTACGCACTTCCCGCTACTGGCCGACGAGCTGTTGCAGGTGTTGCCTGAAGGCACCCGGCTGGTGGATTCGGGCGCGGCGATTGCGAGACGCACCGCGTGGCTGCTGGAGCATGAAGCGCCGGATGCATGTTCTTCTGATAAGAATATTGCGTACTGCATGGCATTAACGCCGGAAGTTGCGCAATTAATGTCCGTTTTACAGCGTTATGGCTTCAATAAGCTCGAAAAACTGCCAGTTTAA
- the btuB gene encoding TonB-dependent vitamin B12 receptor BtuB, whose protein sequence is MIKKISLLTTLSVTAFSGWAQDSGSDSLVVTANRFQQPVNTVLAPTDVVTREQIDKWQSKTVLDVLRRLPGVDISQNGGMGQLASVYVRGTDSRHALILMDGVPVSRPNLSNDSNLYQIPVSLIQRIEFIRGPRSAVYGSGAIGGVINIITQSDDEVSRIDAGVGSKGYQEYSGTLRQRFGDTVVTAMGAYQTTHGFNVQPGSTWSHDSDRDGYRNKTFFGSLQHHFSDNVEGFFRGYGYANNADYDVGSPPFSPAYSADENQYDNQSWDTGLRYNADIYSSQLIASFQKLKSYNYSSLYGRYQDGTTLDRMEQRYIQWGNNLVVGHGSVSAGVDWKQEKLTSVTQADTDRYKRDTTGIYLTGQQQVLEHVTLEASGREDHDEQFGWHGTWQTAAGWEFTDGYRATLSYGTGFLAPGLTQQFGSPQYGIASNPDLQPEKSRQWEAGIEGITGPLDWRLSTWRYKIDNLISYNNDAYYNVKSATIKGVEWTGNLTTGPVSHQLTLQYIDPRDDETHERLQRRARQQVKYDLSGEISDFGWDVTYQYIGEREDTNFNTFPSEKVKLGGVSLWDVAVSYPVTSRLTVRGKIANLFDKDYETVYGYQTAGREYNLSGSYTF, encoded by the coding sequence ATGATAAAAAAAATCTCGCTGCTGACGACGCTTTCCGTCACGGCGTTTTCTGGCTGGGCGCAGGATAGCGGCTCAGATTCTCTGGTCGTGACCGCCAACCGTTTTCAGCAGCCGGTGAATACGGTGCTGGCGCCGACTGATGTTGTGACGCGTGAGCAAATCGATAAATGGCAGTCTAAAACGGTGCTGGATGTATTGCGTCGTTTGCCTGGCGTGGATATTTCACAAAACGGGGGAATGGGGCAGCTCGCTTCCGTTTATGTCCGCGGCACGGATTCACGCCACGCGCTCATCCTGATGGACGGCGTACCAGTTTCTCGCCCAAACCTTTCCAATGACTCAAATCTTTATCAAATCCCGGTGTCGCTAATTCAGCGTATTGAGTTTATTCGCGGGCCGCGTTCTGCGGTATATGGCTCCGGAGCCATTGGGGGCGTGATTAATATCATCACGCAGAGTGATGATGAAGTGTCACGGATTGATGCTGGCGTCGGTTCTAAGGGCTATCAGGAATATTCGGGCACGCTGCGTCAGCGTTTTGGCGACACGGTGGTAACGGCGATGGGGGCGTATCAGACGACTCACGGATTTAACGTTCAGCCGGGTTCGACATGGAGCCATGATAGCGACCGCGACGGTTATCGTAATAAAACGTTTTTTGGCAGCCTTCAACATCATTTCTCTGACAACGTTGAGGGTTTCTTTCGCGGCTATGGTTATGCCAATAATGCTGATTACGATGTAGGGAGCCCGCCATTTTCTCCGGCGTACAGCGCGGATGAAAACCAATATGACAATCAGTCATGGGACACCGGATTACGATATAACGCCGACATCTACTCTTCTCAGCTCATCGCCAGTTTCCAGAAGCTGAAAAGCTATAACTACAGCAGCCTTTATGGCCGTTACCAGGATGGTACGACGCTTGATCGCATGGAGCAGCGTTATATTCAATGGGGTAACAACCTTGTTGTCGGCCACGGTTCTGTCAGTGCCGGAGTAGACTGGAAGCAAGAAAAACTCACGTCAGTAACGCAGGCTGATACTGACCGCTATAAACGCGATACGACGGGGATTTACCTTACCGGCCAGCAACAGGTGCTTGAGCACGTCACGCTCGAAGCATCAGGTCGTGAAGATCATGATGAGCAGTTTGGCTGGCATGGCACCTGGCAGACCGCTGCTGGATGGGAGTTTACTGATGGCTACCGCGCCACCCTTTCATATGGTACAGGATTTCTGGCGCCGGGCCTGACCCAGCAGTTTGGGTCGCCGCAGTATGGCATTGCGTCCAACCCGGATCTTCAGCCGGAAAAATCCAGACAGTGGGAAGCAGGCATTGAAGGCATCACCGGTCCGCTGGACTGGCGCTTGTCGACGTGGCGGTACAAAATTGACAACCTGATAAGCTATAACAATGACGCTTATTACAACGTCAAATCCGCCACGATTAAAGGGGTGGAGTGGACGGGCAATCTGACCACCGGGCCTGTAAGTCATCAGCTTACTTTGCAGTATATCGACCCACGTGATGATGAAACTCATGAGCGTTTACAGCGCCGCGCCAGACAACAGGTGAAATACGATCTCAGCGGTGAAATCTCTGATTTTGGCTGGGATGTCACTTACCAGTATATCGGTGAGCGCGAAGATACTAACTTTAATACTTTCCCATCAGAAAAAGTGAAGCTCGGCGGCGTCAGCCTGTGGGATGTCGCGGTTTCATATCCGGTCACCTCTCGCCTTACAGTTCGTGGTAAAATAGCTAACCTGTTCGATAAAGATTACGAGACGGTTTATGGCTACCAAACTGCAGGACGGGAGTACAACTTGTCAGGCAGCTACACCTTCTGA
- the trmA gene encoding tRNA (uridine(54)-C5)-methyltransferase TrmA gives MTPEHLPIDQYDAQLAEKTERLQSMMAPFAAPAPEVFRSPVSHYRMRAEFRLWHDGDDLYHIIFDQETRSRIRVDSFPAASELINALMPRMIAGIRDNRTLRHKLFQIDYLTTRSQQAVVSLLYHRALDDAWREEATRLRDALRADGFDVHFIGRATKTKIMLDQDYIDERLPIAGTEMIYRQVENSFTQPNAAMNIHMLEWALDVTQGSKGDLLELYCGNGNFSLALARNFNRVLATEIAKPSVAAAQYNIAANHIDNVQIIRMAAEEFTQAMNGVREFNRLQGIDLKSYQCETIFVDPPRSGLDQETVKMVQAYPRILYISCNPQTLCENLDTLSQTHRVERLALFDQFPYTHHMECGVLLTRR, from the coding sequence ATGACCCCTGAACATCTCCCTATCGATCAATACGACGCACAGCTGGCCGAAAAAACCGAGCGCCTGCAAAGCATGATGGCGCCTTTCGCCGCGCCAGCGCCGGAGGTGTTCCGCTCGCCGGTAAGCCACTACCGCATGCGCGCCGAGTTCCGCCTCTGGCATGACGGCGACGACCTCTACCACATCATTTTCGATCAGGAGACGCGCAGCCGCATTCGCGTCGACAGTTTCCCGGCGGCAAGCGAGCTGATTAACGCCCTGATGCCGCGCATGATCGCGGGCATTCGCGACAATCGCACGCTGCGCCATAAGCTGTTCCAGATTGACTACCTGACCACCCGCAGCCAGCAGGCGGTCGTCTCGCTGCTCTATCACCGCGCGCTGGATGACGCCTGGCGTGAAGAGGCGACGCGTCTTCGCGATGCGCTGCGCGCCGACGGCTTCGACGTCCACTTTATTGGCCGCGCGACAAAAACCAAAATCATGCTCGATCAGGATTACATCGACGAGCGCCTGCCGATAGCGGGCACGGAGATGATTTATCGCCAGGTGGAGAACAGCTTTACCCAGCCAAACGCGGCGATGAATATTCATATGCTGGAGTGGGCGCTGGATGTCACGCAGGGTTCAAAGGGCGATCTGCTGGAACTCTACTGCGGTAACGGCAACTTCTCGCTGGCGCTGGCGCGCAACTTTAATCGCGTGCTGGCGACAGAAATCGCCAAGCCGTCCGTCGCCGCCGCGCAATACAACATTGCGGCCAACCATATCGACAACGTGCAGATTATCCGCATGGCGGCAGAAGAATTTACCCAGGCGATGAACGGCGTACGTGAATTTAACCGCCTGCAGGGGATCGACCTGAAAAGCTATCAGTGCGAGACGATCTTCGTCGATCCGCCGCGCAGCGGGCTGGATCAGGAGACCGTCAAAATGGTGCAGGCGTATCCGCGCATCCTTTATATCTCCTGCAACCCGCAAACACTTTGCGAGAACCTCGACACGCTAAGCCAGACGCACCGCGTTGAGCGCCTCGCGCTGTTCGATCAGTTCCCTTACACCCACCACATGGAATGCGGCGTGCTGTTAACGCGCCGCTAA
- a CDS encoding YijD family membrane protein, which yields MRTTTQEKGTLLLALLAGLSINGTCAALFSSIVPFSIFPIISLALTVYCLHQRYLNRTMPVGLPGIAAACFILGVLLYSAVVRAEYPAIGSNFLPSVLSVVLLFWIGFRLRRRKARYEE from the coding sequence ATGAGAACCACGACACAAGAAAAGGGTACGCTGCTGCTGGCGCTGTTAGCCGGCCTGTCAATTAACGGCACCTGCGCGGCGCTGTTTAGCTCCATCGTGCCTTTCTCGATTTTCCCGATTATTTCCCTGGCGCTGACGGTGTACTGTCTGCATCAGCGTTACCTTAACCGCACGATGCCGGTGGGCCTGCCGGGCATTGCCGCCGCCTGCTTTATTCTGGGCGTGCTGCTTTACAGCGCCGTGGTGCGCGCCGAATACCCGGCGATTGGCTCTAACTTCCTGCCGTCGGTGCTGTCAGTAGTGCTGCTGTTCTGGATTGGTTTTCGCCTGCGTCGGCGCAAAGCGCGCTACGAAGAGTGA
- the fabR gene encoding HTH-type transcriptional repressor FabR, which translates to MMGVRAQQKERTRRSLVEAAFSQLSAERSFASLSLREVAREAGIAPTSFYRHFRDVDELGLTMVDESGLMLRQLMRQARQRIAKGGSVIRTSVSTFMEFIGNNPNAFRLLLRERSGTSAAFRAAVAREIQHFIAELADYLELENHMPRAFTEAQAEAMVTIVFSAGAEALDVSPEQRGQLEERLVLQLRMISKGAYYWYRREQEKMAQNSDK; encoded by the coding sequence GTGATGGGCGTCAGAGCGCAACAAAAAGAACGAACCCGGCGGTCGCTGGTGGAAGCCGCGTTTAGTCAGCTAAGCGCGGAAAGAAGTTTTGCCAGCCTGAGCCTGCGCGAAGTGGCGCGCGAGGCCGGTATCGCGCCGACCTCGTTTTACCGGCACTTTCGCGATGTGGATGAGCTGGGTCTGACGATGGTGGATGAAAGCGGGCTGATGCTGCGCCAGTTGATGCGCCAGGCGCGCCAGCGTATCGCTAAAGGCGGCAGCGTGATCCGCACGTCAGTCTCCACCTTTATGGAGTTTATCGGCAATAACCCGAACGCCTTCCGGCTGCTGCTGCGCGAGCGCTCCGGCACGTCTGCGGCGTTTCGCGCTGCGGTGGCGCGTGAAATCCAGCATTTCATCGCGGAACTTGCCGATTATCTGGAACTCGAAAATCATATGCCGCGCGCGTTTACCGAGGCCCAGGCAGAGGCGATGGTGACTATTGTCTTTAGTGCTGGCGCGGAGGCGCTGGACGTAAGCCCGGAACAGCGCGGGCAATTAGAAGAGCGGCTGGTCTTGCAGTTGCGCATGATTTCCAAAGGCGCTTACTACTGGTACCGTCGCGAACAAGAAAAGATGGCGCAAAATTCCGATAAGTGA